One segment of Carya illinoinensis cultivar Pawnee chromosome 1, C.illinoinensisPawnee_v1, whole genome shotgun sequence DNA contains the following:
- the LOC122274758 gene encoding E3 ubiquitin-protein ligase RHF1A-like isoform X2: protein MENIAPSSFPSSSLQNPVVSAASSSSGVPDDAFEDSCSICLEPFIAADPATITSCKHEYHLHCILEWSQRSKECPICCQLLFLKDPASQELLAAVEIERRSRSKNIYSAAPTALHNFHEDFEGTYYSEDSDFDEHIMQRLSAAASRARYIHRRERHRSSGLGPSQVLAFTSPANMSPQIYMTSPEGYPNLCYGSPEGGSPSSGMPSAINFRPPGAVDVDLVPRTYINRDNPVNPRIIYSQTPSDGPGRPSASEIFFPETLKSKLSAASARYKESISKSTRGFKEKLLARNNSVKELSKGVQREMNAGIAGVARLIERLDLTSKRTGSSIHVPNYTEGTSDFSFKGKGVEENVSVQSLDKSSGKVPRDLCPGATYISGAIVGQSEDPHTQSGH, encoded by the exons ATGGAAAATATTGCTCCCTCTTCTTTTCCGTCTTCTTCTTTGCAGAATCCGGTGGTTTCAGCTGCATCTTCCTCCTCTGGAGTTCCCGATGATGCTTTCGAAGACTCCTGCAGTATATGCCTCGAGCCCTTCATCGCTGCTGACCCTGCAACT ATTACGAGTTGCAAACATGAATATCATCTTCACTGTATCCTTGAATG GTCTCAAAGAAGCAAAGAATGCCCAATATGTTGCCAGTTACTTTTCTTAAAGGACCCTGCCAG CCAAGAGCTTCTAGCTGCTGTGGAGATTGAAAGGCGCTCAAGGTCAAAGAACATTTATTCAGCTGCTCCCACAGCTCTTCATAATTTCCACGAGGACTTTGAG GGCACTTATTATTCAGAAGACTCTGATTTTGATGAGCATATTATGCAACGTCTGTCTGCTGCTGCTAGTAGAGCTCGTTATATTCACAGAAGGGAAAGACACAGATCTTCTGGGCTTGGTCCTTCCCAAGTTCTTGCTTTCACCTCCCCTGCAAATATGTCACCGCAAATATACATGACCTCCCCAGAAGGTTATCCAAATTTATGTTATGGGTCACCCGAGGGTGGTTCGCCATCTTCTGGCATGCCTTCTGCTATCAACTTTCGACCTCCAGGAGCGGTGGATGTTGATCTGGTCCCCAGGACTTATATCAACAGAGACAACCCTGTTAATCCCAG AATTATTTATAGCCAGACACCATCTGATGGTCCAGGAAGACCAAGTGCATCTGAGATATTCTTTCCAGAGACACTCAAATCTAAATTGTCTGCTGCTTCAGCCAG ATATAAGGAATCAATCTCAAAGAGTACCCGAGGCTTTAAGGAGAAGCTACTTGCTCGTAATAACTCGGTAAAGGAGCTAAGCAAAGGAGTTCAGCGTGAGATGAATGCAGGAATTGCTGGTGTTGCTCGACTGATTGAACGCCTAGATCTTACTTCAAAACGAACTGGATCCTCTATTCATGTTCCCAATTATACTGAAGGCACTTCAGACTTCTCCTTCAAAGGGAAGGGCGTGGAGGAAAATGTTAGTGTGCAGTCTCTTGACAAAAGTAGTGGGAAAGTTCCACGTGATTTATGTCCGGGTGCAACCTATATCTCTGGTGCCATAGTGGGACAATCAGAAGATCCTCATACGCAG AGTGGACATTGA
- the LOC122274758 gene encoding E3 ubiquitin-protein ligase RHF1A-like isoform X3 codes for MMLSKTPAVYASSPSSLLTLQLYDPRIRICFSVITITSCKHEYHLHCILEWSQRSKECPICCQLLFLKDPASQELLAAVEIERRSRSKNIYSAAPTALHNFHEDFEVKHGTYYSEDSDFDEHIMQRLSAAASRARYIHRRERHRSSGLGPSQVLAFTSPANMSPQIYMTSPEGYPNLCYGSPEGGSPSSGMPSAINFRPPGAVDVDLVPRTYINRDNPVNPRIIYSQTPSDGPGRPSASEIFFPETLKSKLSAASARYKESISKSTRGFKEKLLARNNSVKELSKGVQREMNAGIAGVARLIERLDLTSKRTGSSIHVPNYTEGTSDFSFKGKGVEENVSVQSLDKSSGKVPRDLCPGATYISGAIVGQSEDPHTQSGH; via the exons ATGATGCTTTCGAAGACTCCTGCAGTATATGCCTCGAGCCCTTCATCGCTGCTGACCCTGCAACTGTATGATCCTCGCATTAGGATATGTTTCTCTGTAATTACA ATTACGAGTTGCAAACATGAATATCATCTTCACTGTATCCTTGAATG GTCTCAAAGAAGCAAAGAATGCCCAATATGTTGCCAGTTACTTTTCTTAAAGGACCCTGCCAG CCAAGAGCTTCTAGCTGCTGTGGAGATTGAAAGGCGCTCAAGGTCAAAGAACATTTATTCAGCTGCTCCCACAGCTCTTCATAATTTCCACGAGGACTTTGAGGTCAAGCAc GGCACTTATTATTCAGAAGACTCTGATTTTGATGAGCATATTATGCAACGTCTGTCTGCTGCTGCTAGTAGAGCTCGTTATATTCACAGAAGGGAAAGACACAGATCTTCTGGGCTTGGTCCTTCCCAAGTTCTTGCTTTCACCTCCCCTGCAAATATGTCACCGCAAATATACATGACCTCCCCAGAAGGTTATCCAAATTTATGTTATGGGTCACCCGAGGGTGGTTCGCCATCTTCTGGCATGCCTTCTGCTATCAACTTTCGACCTCCAGGAGCGGTGGATGTTGATCTGGTCCCCAGGACTTATATCAACAGAGACAACCCTGTTAATCCCAG AATTATTTATAGCCAGACACCATCTGATGGTCCAGGAAGACCAAGTGCATCTGAGATATTCTTTCCAGAGACACTCAAATCTAAATTGTCTGCTGCTTCAGCCAG ATATAAGGAATCAATCTCAAAGAGTACCCGAGGCTTTAAGGAGAAGCTACTTGCTCGTAATAACTCGGTAAAGGAGCTAAGCAAAGGAGTTCAGCGTGAGATGAATGCAGGAATTGCTGGTGTTGCTCGACTGATTGAACGCCTAGATCTTACTTCAAAACGAACTGGATCCTCTATTCATGTTCCCAATTATACTGAAGGCACTTCAGACTTCTCCTTCAAAGGGAAGGGCGTGGAGGAAAATGTTAGTGTGCAGTCTCTTGACAAAAGTAGTGGGAAAGTTCCACGTGATTTATGTCCGGGTGCAACCTATATCTCTGGTGCCATAGTGGGACAATCAGAAGATCCTCATACGCAG AGTGGACATTGA
- the LOC122274758 gene encoding E3 ubiquitin-protein ligase RHF1A-like isoform X1, which yields MENIAPSSFPSSSLQNPVVSAASSSSGVPDDAFEDSCSICLEPFIAADPATITSCKHEYHLHCILEWSQRSKECPICCQLLFLKDPASQELLAAVEIERRSRSKNIYSAAPTALHNFHEDFEVKHGTYYSEDSDFDEHIMQRLSAAASRARYIHRRERHRSSGLGPSQVLAFTSPANMSPQIYMTSPEGYPNLCYGSPEGGSPSSGMPSAINFRPPGAVDVDLVPRTYINRDNPVNPRIIYSQTPSDGPGRPSASEIFFPETLKSKLSAASARYKESISKSTRGFKEKLLARNNSVKELSKGVQREMNAGIAGVARLIERLDLTSKRTGSSIHVPNYTEGTSDFSFKGKGVEENVSVQSLDKSSGKVPRDLCPGATYISGAIVGQSEDPHTQSGH from the exons ATGGAAAATATTGCTCCCTCTTCTTTTCCGTCTTCTTCTTTGCAGAATCCGGTGGTTTCAGCTGCATCTTCCTCCTCTGGAGTTCCCGATGATGCTTTCGAAGACTCCTGCAGTATATGCCTCGAGCCCTTCATCGCTGCTGACCCTGCAACT ATTACGAGTTGCAAACATGAATATCATCTTCACTGTATCCTTGAATG GTCTCAAAGAAGCAAAGAATGCCCAATATGTTGCCAGTTACTTTTCTTAAAGGACCCTGCCAG CCAAGAGCTTCTAGCTGCTGTGGAGATTGAAAGGCGCTCAAGGTCAAAGAACATTTATTCAGCTGCTCCCACAGCTCTTCATAATTTCCACGAGGACTTTGAGGTCAAGCAc GGCACTTATTATTCAGAAGACTCTGATTTTGATGAGCATATTATGCAACGTCTGTCTGCTGCTGCTAGTAGAGCTCGTTATATTCACAGAAGGGAAAGACACAGATCTTCTGGGCTTGGTCCTTCCCAAGTTCTTGCTTTCACCTCCCCTGCAAATATGTCACCGCAAATATACATGACCTCCCCAGAAGGTTATCCAAATTTATGTTATGGGTCACCCGAGGGTGGTTCGCCATCTTCTGGCATGCCTTCTGCTATCAACTTTCGACCTCCAGGAGCGGTGGATGTTGATCTGGTCCCCAGGACTTATATCAACAGAGACAACCCTGTTAATCCCAG AATTATTTATAGCCAGACACCATCTGATGGTCCAGGAAGACCAAGTGCATCTGAGATATTCTTTCCAGAGACACTCAAATCTAAATTGTCTGCTGCTTCAGCCAG ATATAAGGAATCAATCTCAAAGAGTACCCGAGGCTTTAAGGAGAAGCTACTTGCTCGTAATAACTCGGTAAAGGAGCTAAGCAAAGGAGTTCAGCGTGAGATGAATGCAGGAATTGCTGGTGTTGCTCGACTGATTGAACGCCTAGATCTTACTTCAAAACGAACTGGATCCTCTATTCATGTTCCCAATTATACTGAAGGCACTTCAGACTTCTCCTTCAAAGGGAAGGGCGTGGAGGAAAATGTTAGTGTGCAGTCTCTTGACAAAAGTAGTGGGAAAGTTCCACGTGATTTATGTCCGGGTGCAACCTATATCTCTGGTGCCATAGTGGGACAATCAGAAGATCCTCATACGCAG AGTGGACATTGA
- the LOC122274782 gene encoding DEAD-box ATP-dependent RNA helicase 58, chloroplastic isoform X1 — MGTLSVTGLLFQSQNPKPRIPFSTNFTNQVLFPNPLSKLRLLQALPNSSSISIEENPGKKAPTLREICQGHVPEHVIRRAEEVGYTRPTDVQLQALPILFSGCDCILHAQTGSGKTLAYLLLIFSVINTQKSAVQAVIVVPTRELGMQVTKVARMLAAKHVELELEQKCCTVMALLDGGMLKRHKSWLKAEPPTILVATIRSLCQMLEKQTLKLESMRVLIIDEVDFMFNSSKEVSSLRKLLTSYSSLNNRQTVFASASIPQHRRFLYDCIQQKWTKNDVIHVHANPIQPMPSCLYHRFVICGKNRKHQILLSLLQSDAPESSIIFVGEQSEKSKKAGNTPSTTLLVEFLEASYVGCSDIHLLEEDTNFHLRAASLSEVRRGNYILVATDIAARGVDLPETTHIYNFDLPRTAVDYLHRAGRTGRKPFSENKCTVTSILSSEERFVLKRYENELLFNCEELIL; from the exons ATGGGTACTCTTTCAGTTACTGGACTTCTCTTCCAATCACAAAACCCTAAACCCAGAATCCCGTTCTCCACTAACTTCACAAATCAAGTTCTCTTCCCTAACCCATTATCCAAACTAAGGCTTTTACAAGCGCTTCCCAACTCTTCTTCCATATCCATCGAAGAAAATCCTGGAAAGAAGGCCCCCACTCTCCGAGAGATCTGCCAAGGTCACGTTCCCGAACACGTAATACGCAG GGCTGAGGAGGTTGGATATACTAGACCAACAGATGTACAACTACAAGCACTGCCAATTCTGTTTTCAGGGTGTGATTGCATTCTTCATGCGCAG ACAGGTTCTGGGAAGACACTGGCATACTTGCTGCTGATCTTTTCTGTCATAAATACTCAAAAATCCGCTGTGCAAGCAGTGATAGTAGTGCCCACCCGGGAACTTGGCATGCAA GTCACGAAAGTTGCTCGGATGTTGGCTGCGAAGCATGTTGAACTTGAGTTGGAGCAGAAATGTTGTACTGTCATGGCTCTTTTAGATGGAGGAATGTTGAAAAGGCACAAGAGTTGGCTAAAG GCAGAGCCCCCTACAATACTTGTCGCAACAATAAGAAGTTTGTGCCAGATGCTGGAGAAGCAAACCTTAAAGCTTGAGTCAATGAGGGTACTGATAATTGATGAG GTTGATTTCATGttcaattcttcaaaagaagTCAGTTCTCTTCGAAAGCTTTTGACCTCATATTCATCACTCAACAACCGTCAGACTGTTTTTGCCAGTGCATCCATCCCTCAGCACAGACGATTTTTGTATGACTGTATACAGCAAAAGTGGACCAAG AATGATGTGATTCATGTCCATGCCAATCCAATTCAGCCCATGCCATCATGCCTATATCATAGATTTGTG ATTTGTGGCAAGAACAGAAAGCATCAGATTTTGCTCTCCTTACTACAGTCTGATGCACCTGAGTCTAGCATTATCTTCGTTGGTGAGCAG TCTGAGAAGTCGAAGAAGGCTGGAAATACCCCATCAACCACTTTATTAGTTGAGTTTTTGGAGGCTTCATATGTGGGTTGCTCAGACATCCATCTTCTGGAAGAAGACACGAATTTCCATTTACGAGCAGCTTCTCTCTCA gAAGTGAGACGAGGAAACTATATCCTAGTAGCAACGGATATAGCGGCTAGGGGAGTTGACCTGCCAGAAACAACTCATATATACAACTTTGATCTGCCAAGAACTGCTGTAGATTATCTTCATCGAGCTGGAAGAACAGGTAGGAAACCATTTTCGGAGAACAAATGTACTGTTACCAGCATTCTATCGTCAGAGGAGCGATTTGTTTTGAAAAGATACGAAAATGAATTGTTGTTTAACTGTGAAGAACTCATTTTATAG
- the LOC122274782 gene encoding DEAD-box ATP-dependent RNA helicase 58, chloroplastic isoform X2: protein MGTLSVTGLLFQSQNPKPRIPFSTNFTNQVLFPNPLSKLRLLQALPNSSSISIEENPGKKAPTLREICQGHVPEHVIRRAEEVGYTRPTDVQLQALPILFSGCDCILHAQTGSGKTLAYLLLIFSVINTQKSAVQAVIVVPTRELGMQVTKVARMLAAKHVELELEQKCCTVMALLDGGMLKRHKSWLKAEPPTILVATIRSLCQMLEKQTLKLESMRVLIIDEVDFMFNSSKEVSSLRKLLTSYSSLNNRQTVFASASIPQHRRFLYDCIQQKWTKPMPSCLYHRFVICGKNRKHQILLSLLQSDAPESSIIFVGEQSEKSKKAGNTPSTTLLVEFLEASYVGCSDIHLLEEDTNFHLRAASLSEVRRGNYILVATDIAARGVDLPETTHIYNFDLPRTAVDYLHRAGRTGRKPFSENKCTVTSILSSEERFVLKRYENELLFNCEELIL from the exons ATGGGTACTCTTTCAGTTACTGGACTTCTCTTCCAATCACAAAACCCTAAACCCAGAATCCCGTTCTCCACTAACTTCACAAATCAAGTTCTCTTCCCTAACCCATTATCCAAACTAAGGCTTTTACAAGCGCTTCCCAACTCTTCTTCCATATCCATCGAAGAAAATCCTGGAAAGAAGGCCCCCACTCTCCGAGAGATCTGCCAAGGTCACGTTCCCGAACACGTAATACGCAG GGCTGAGGAGGTTGGATATACTAGACCAACAGATGTACAACTACAAGCACTGCCAATTCTGTTTTCAGGGTGTGATTGCATTCTTCATGCGCAG ACAGGTTCTGGGAAGACACTGGCATACTTGCTGCTGATCTTTTCTGTCATAAATACTCAAAAATCCGCTGTGCAAGCAGTGATAGTAGTGCCCACCCGGGAACTTGGCATGCAA GTCACGAAAGTTGCTCGGATGTTGGCTGCGAAGCATGTTGAACTTGAGTTGGAGCAGAAATGTTGTACTGTCATGGCTCTTTTAGATGGAGGAATGTTGAAAAGGCACAAGAGTTGGCTAAAG GCAGAGCCCCCTACAATACTTGTCGCAACAATAAGAAGTTTGTGCCAGATGCTGGAGAAGCAAACCTTAAAGCTTGAGTCAATGAGGGTACTGATAATTGATGAG GTTGATTTCATGttcaattcttcaaaagaagTCAGTTCTCTTCGAAAGCTTTTGACCTCATATTCATCACTCAACAACCGTCAGACTGTTTTTGCCAGTGCATCCATCCCTCAGCACAGACGATTTTTGTATGACTGTATACAGCAAAAGTGGACCAAG CCCATGCCATCATGCCTATATCATAGATTTGTG ATTTGTGGCAAGAACAGAAAGCATCAGATTTTGCTCTCCTTACTACAGTCTGATGCACCTGAGTCTAGCATTATCTTCGTTGGTGAGCAG TCTGAGAAGTCGAAGAAGGCTGGAAATACCCCATCAACCACTTTATTAGTTGAGTTTTTGGAGGCTTCATATGTGGGTTGCTCAGACATCCATCTTCTGGAAGAAGACACGAATTTCCATTTACGAGCAGCTTCTCTCTCA gAAGTGAGACGAGGAAACTATATCCTAGTAGCAACGGATATAGCGGCTAGGGGAGTTGACCTGCCAGAAACAACTCATATATACAACTTTGATCTGCCAAGAACTGCTGTAGATTATCTTCATCGAGCTGGAAGAACAGGTAGGAAACCATTTTCGGAGAACAAATGTACTGTTACCAGCATTCTATCGTCAGAGGAGCGATTTGTTTTGAAAAGATACGAAAATGAATTGTTGTTTAACTGTGAAGAACTCATTTTATAG
- the LOC122274782 gene encoding DEAD-box ATP-dependent RNA helicase 58, chloroplastic isoform X3 yields MQVTKVARMLAAKHVELELEQKCCTVMALLDGGMLKRHKSWLKAEPPTILVATIRSLCQMLEKQTLKLESMRVLIIDEVDFMFNSSKEVSSLRKLLTSYSSLNNRQTVFASASIPQHRRFLYDCIQQKWTKNDVIHVHANPIQPMPSCLYHRFVICGKNRKHQILLSLLQSDAPESSIIFVGEQSEKSKKAGNTPSTTLLVEFLEASYVGCSDIHLLEEDTNFHLRAASLSEVRRGNYILVATDIAARGVDLPETTHIYNFDLPRTAVDYLHRAGRTGRKPFSENKCTVTSILSSEERFVLKRYENELLFNCEELIL; encoded by the exons ATGCAA GTCACGAAAGTTGCTCGGATGTTGGCTGCGAAGCATGTTGAACTTGAGTTGGAGCAGAAATGTTGTACTGTCATGGCTCTTTTAGATGGAGGAATGTTGAAAAGGCACAAGAGTTGGCTAAAG GCAGAGCCCCCTACAATACTTGTCGCAACAATAAGAAGTTTGTGCCAGATGCTGGAGAAGCAAACCTTAAAGCTTGAGTCAATGAGGGTACTGATAATTGATGAG GTTGATTTCATGttcaattcttcaaaagaagTCAGTTCTCTTCGAAAGCTTTTGACCTCATATTCATCACTCAACAACCGTCAGACTGTTTTTGCCAGTGCATCCATCCCTCAGCACAGACGATTTTTGTATGACTGTATACAGCAAAAGTGGACCAAG AATGATGTGATTCATGTCCATGCCAATCCAATTCAGCCCATGCCATCATGCCTATATCATAGATTTGTG ATTTGTGGCAAGAACAGAAAGCATCAGATTTTGCTCTCCTTACTACAGTCTGATGCACCTGAGTCTAGCATTATCTTCGTTGGTGAGCAG TCTGAGAAGTCGAAGAAGGCTGGAAATACCCCATCAACCACTTTATTAGTTGAGTTTTTGGAGGCTTCATATGTGGGTTGCTCAGACATCCATCTTCTGGAAGAAGACACGAATTTCCATTTACGAGCAGCTTCTCTCTCA gAAGTGAGACGAGGAAACTATATCCTAGTAGCAACGGATATAGCGGCTAGGGGAGTTGACCTGCCAGAAACAACTCATATATACAACTTTGATCTGCCAAGAACTGCTGTAGATTATCTTCATCGAGCTGGAAGAACAGGTAGGAAACCATTTTCGGAGAACAAATGTACTGTTACCAGCATTCTATCGTCAGAGGAGCGATTTGTTTTGAAAAGATACGAAAATGAATTGTTGTTTAACTGTGAAGAACTCATTTTATAG